A genomic stretch from Pirellulales bacterium includes:
- the prmC gene encoding peptide chain release factor N(5)-glutamine methyltransferase, producing MSDAPWTIGRLLNWTTEFLRERGAESPRLDAEVLLAHARGCERIMLYAAFEEPASEELRTSFRELVKQRAAGKPVAYLVGKREFFSLSFAVTPDVLIPRPETEGLVVRALDLLKARPDGAPQAIDVGTGSGAIAVCLAKHNPKVRLTAVDVSPAALAVARRNAEKHGVAERIEFVESDLFAAVPASGDFELIVSNPPYVTTAELAALADDVRRYEPQLALDGGEHGTMVVERLLAAAPARLAPGGWLLMEISPAIAERVERLIDAAPGLARGDTLDDSNGLARIVQARREP from the coding sequence ATGTCTGACGCCCCCTGGACCATCGGCCGGCTGCTCAACTGGACGACCGAATTCCTGCGCGAGCGCGGGGCCGAGAGTCCGCGGCTTGACGCCGAGGTGCTGCTCGCCCACGCCCGAGGTTGCGAGCGGATTATGCTGTATGCCGCGTTCGAGGAGCCCGCGAGCGAAGAACTGCGGACCAGCTTTCGCGAGCTCGTGAAGCAGCGGGCCGCGGGCAAGCCGGTGGCGTACCTCGTCGGCAAGCGGGAGTTCTTCTCGCTCAGCTTCGCCGTGACCCCCGACGTGCTCATCCCGCGCCCCGAGACCGAGGGGCTTGTCGTCCGGGCGCTCGACCTGCTTAAGGCCCGCCCCGACGGGGCCCCCCAGGCGATCGACGTCGGCACGGGGAGCGGCGCCATCGCCGTCTGTCTTGCCAAGCACAACCCGAAAGTCCGCTTGACGGCCGTCGACGTCAGTCCCGCGGCGCTTGCGGTCGCTCGCCGCAACGCGGAGAAGCACGGAGTCGCCGAACGGATCGAATTCGTGGAGAGCGACTTGTTCGCGGCCGTTCCCGCGAGCGGGGACTTTGAGTTGATCGTCAGCAACCCGCCGTACGTGACGACGGCCGAACTTGCGGCGCTGGCCGACGACGTGCGCCGGTACGAACCGCAACTCGCGCTCGATGGCGGCGAGCACGGCACGATGGTCGTCGAGCGGCTGCTCGCCGCGGCGCCCGCTCGACTCGCCCCGGGCGGGTGGCTGCTGATGGAGATCAGCCCCGCGATCGCCGAGCGCGTCGAGCGATTGATCGACGCCGCCCCCGGCCTCGCGCGGGGCGACACGCTCGACGATTCCAACGGCCTTGCGCGAATTGTCCAAGCCCGGCGCGAACCCTGA
- the prfA gene encoding peptide chain release factor 1, translated as MLPPMRELLEEKLARFEELDRQLVDPEVLGNSTKLTAVIRERGSLERLANKYRGFKELAGQIADARGMVEGDDPEMAELAEAELPDLIAQREAIYDELLGLTLGGADANRTRCVMEIRAGAGGDEAALFARDLYEMYKRHAETKKWRIEVLDHSATELGGFKEISLAVEGEGVYRELAYESGGHRVQRVPATETQGRIHTSAATVAVMAEPEDVEIEIKPDDYRLDKFCASGPGGQHVNKTESAVRLTHYETGIVVQCQDEKSQHKNLAKALRVLKARVYEAKREAEDKKRADERKTLVGSGDRSQRIRTYNFPDNRLTDHRIGLTLYKLDQILAGDLQQVTDALVDYDRQQLRGDMDE; from the coding sequence CTGCTCCCTCCCATGCGCGAACTTCTCGAAGAAAAACTCGCGCGGTTCGAAGAACTCGACCGGCAACTCGTCGATCCCGAGGTGTTGGGGAACTCGACGAAGCTGACCGCGGTCATTCGCGAGCGCGGCTCGCTCGAGCGATTGGCGAACAAGTACCGCGGTTTCAAGGAACTGGCGGGCCAGATCGCCGACGCCCGCGGGATGGTCGAGGGAGACGACCCCGAGATGGCCGAATTGGCCGAGGCCGAGCTTCCCGATCTCATCGCCCAGCGCGAGGCGATCTACGACGAGCTCTTGGGCCTCACCCTCGGCGGGGCCGACGCGAACCGCACGCGGTGCGTCATGGAAATTCGCGCCGGCGCCGGCGGCGACGAGGCGGCCCTGTTCGCCCGCGATCTGTACGAAATGTACAAACGGCACGCCGAGACCAAGAAGTGGAGAATCGAGGTCCTCGATCACAGCGCCACGGAACTCGGCGGCTTCAAGGAAATCTCGCTCGCCGTCGAGGGCGAGGGGGTCTATCGCGAGCTCGCCTACGAGAGCGGCGGCCACCGCGTGCAGCGCGTCCCCGCGACCGAGACCCAGGGACGCATCCACACCTCGGCGGCCACGGTCGCCGTGATGGCCGAGCCCGAGGACGTGGAGATCGAGATCAAGCCGGACGACTACAGGCTCGACAAGTTCTGCGCCAGCGGCCCCGGCGGGCAGCACGTCAACAAGACCGAATCCGCCGTGCGGCTCACGCACTACGAAACGGGCATCGTCGTGCAGTGTCAGGACGAAAAAAGCCAGCATAAGAACCTCGCCAAGGCCCTGCGCGTGCTCAAGGCCCGCGTCTACGAGGCCAAACGCGAGGCCGAGGACAAGAAGCGTGCCGACGAACGGAAGACGCTCGTCGGTTCCGGCGATCGCAGCCAGCGGATACGCACGTACAACTTCCCCGACAATCGGCTGACCGACCACCGCATTGGACTCACGCTCTACAAGCTCGACCAGATCCTGGCCGGCGATCTCCAGCAGGTGACCGACGCCCTGGTCGACTACGACCGCCAGCAACTGCGCGGCGACATGGACGAGTAG
- the rpmE gene encoding 50S ribosomal protein L31, whose product MKAGVHPEYHETHVHCGCGNTFVTGSIRKELKVDICSQCHPFYTGKLKFVDTAGRIEKFKNKFAAAGYASLGRGKKKDEKK is encoded by the coding sequence ATGAAGGCAGGAGTTCATCCCGAATATCACGAAACGCACGTCCATTGCGGCTGCGGCAACACGTTCGTCACCGGCAGCATTCGCAAGGAGCTGAAGGTCGACATTTGCAGCCAGTGCCACCCCTTCTACACCGGCAAGCTGAAGTTCGTCGACACGGCAGGCCGGATCGAGAAGTTCAAGAACAAGTTCGCGGCCGCCGGCTACGCCAGCCTCGGACGCGGCAAGAAGAAGGACGAGAAGAAGTAG
- the kdsA gene encoding 3-deoxy-8-phosphooctulonate synthase — MLSLGVCCVLHNPAQIGPYRCGKGEPLLWIAGPCVLEDLDGAMEIAVELKRVADSLGIQLVFKASFDKANRTSIASPRGPGLAAGLAMLAEVKRATGLPVTTDVHEAGQAAPAAEAVDLLQIPAFLARQTDLLAAAAATGRPVHVKKGQFMAPGDMKHVVAKLDEGGCRDVLVCERGTFFGYGRLVNDMRSIPQMQALGVPVVFDATHSVQEPGGLGGATGGNRDMVEPLARAAMAVGADGLFCETHPDPDRSPSDGPNMVPLQAIEPMMKRLTAIRAVAEADF, encoded by the coding sequence GTGTTGAGCCTGGGAGTCTGCTGCGTGCTACACAACCCCGCCCAGATCGGCCCCTATCGTTGCGGCAAGGGGGAGCCGCTGTTGTGGATCGCCGGGCCCTGCGTTCTGGAGGATCTCGACGGAGCGATGGAGATCGCCGTCGAACTGAAGCGGGTCGCGGACTCGCTCGGCATCCAGCTTGTGTTCAAGGCCTCGTTCGACAAGGCGAATCGAACCAGCATCGCTTCGCCGCGCGGGCCGGGGCTCGCGGCCGGGCTGGCGATGCTCGCGGAAGTGAAGCGAGCGACGGGTCTGCCGGTGACGACCGACGTCCACGAGGCCGGCCAAGCCGCCCCGGCGGCCGAGGCGGTCGACCTCCTGCAGATCCCCGCCTTTCTCGCCCGGCAGACCGACTTGTTGGCCGCCGCAGCCGCAACCGGCCGGCCGGTTCATGTGAAAAAAGGCCAATTCATGGCTCCCGGCGATATGAAGCATGTCGTCGCCAAATTGGACGAGGGGGGCTGCCGCGACGTGCTGGTCTGCGAGCGCGGTACGTTCTTTGGTTACGGCCGGCTGGTGAACGACATGCGTTCGATCCCGCAGATGCAGGCCTTGGGCGTTCCGGTGGTGTTCGACGCCACCCACAGCGTCCAGGAACCGGGAGGGCTGGGGGGAGCGACCGGGGGCAACCGCGACATGGTCGAGCCGCTGGCCCGGGCTGCGATGGCCGTCGGGGCTGACGGACTGTTTTGCGAAACGCATCCCGACCCCGACCGTTCGCCCAGTGATGGCCCGAACATGGTGCCCTTGCAGGCCATCGAGCCTATGATGAAGCGTTTGACGGCGATTCGCGCCGTGGCCGAGGCTGATTTCTAG
- a CDS encoding VWA domain-containing protein — MPIDPQDVVERRLDGARKPLLRELRTEAQRIDDGVEAVAEPADVQTVDPAVETFFVEVSAGRPNGAAPIVGDLTPARFRSRRTRRAAPRRLSPAPTSAPRDPAPQADVEPADAADAAAARRVPPTNQRGEVRRAAPHTPPVRVAAKRAASVRRMRRDFSVVASSVLLHVATLVVLSLATIAGVADDFDLLLTVDEPLHEELFAEIPVAEAEPLEEVVLTEFVEFAGEELTTDGGAMLGEVAASEALSDLIAPGGLGDAGFGDVGAMFAGDGLAAAGEATGRGDIPQAEFFGLQIEGRRIVFILDNSGSMQGGRLETVLAELRRCVDALTPQQEFYVIFYSDTIYPLFYPQPAMQFVKPTDRNKQLLDDWLDTVELCLGDSVDEALAAAASIGPDTVFLLSDGRIQSQKKLQYLLAGETRRFAIHSIAVGLGRSTASRAKLELIAEANGGTFRESDVPEAMKLLALKTRRPYHSETPGPVWGRKVKRGW, encoded by the coding sequence ATGCCGATCGATCCGCAAGACGTCGTCGAACGCCGCCTCGACGGTGCGCGCAAGCCGCTGTTGCGAGAACTGCGCACCGAGGCCCAGCGGATCGACGACGGAGTCGAGGCCGTTGCAGAGCCGGCCGACGTTCAGACCGTCGACCCGGCGGTGGAAACGTTCTTCGTCGAGGTCTCCGCAGGCCGGCCCAACGGCGCTGCGCCGATTGTCGGCGATTTGACGCCCGCTCGGTTTCGCTCCCGGCGAACGCGTCGGGCGGCGCCGCGTCGGCTTTCGCCCGCGCCGACGAGCGCCCCTCGAGACCCCGCCCCGCAGGCCGACGTCGAGCCCGCAGACGCTGCGGATGCCGCCGCCGCTCGGCGCGTTCCGCCGACGAATCAGCGCGGCGAAGTTCGTCGCGCCGCTCCGCATACGCCTCCGGTGCGAGTCGCGGCGAAGCGGGCCGCTTCGGTGCGCCGAATGCGTCGCGATTTCTCGGTGGTCGCCAGTTCAGTTCTCCTGCATGTCGCGACGCTGGTCGTCTTGAGTCTGGCGACGATCGCAGGGGTGGCGGACGATTTTGACCTGCTGCTGACGGTCGATGAGCCGCTGCACGAGGAGTTGTTCGCTGAGATCCCCGTCGCCGAGGCGGAACCGCTGGAGGAAGTCGTTCTGACGGAGTTCGTCGAGTTCGCCGGGGAGGAACTGACGACCGACGGCGGCGCCATGCTGGGCGAGGTCGCCGCTTCTGAGGCGCTTTCCGATCTCATTGCCCCCGGCGGTCTGGGGGACGCGGGCTTCGGCGACGTGGGCGCCATGTTCGCCGGAGACGGACTCGCTGCCGCCGGCGAGGCAACAGGGCGCGGAGACATCCCGCAGGCCGAGTTCTTCGGCTTGCAGATCGAAGGGCGCCGCATCGTGTTCATCCTCGACAACTCGGGGAGCATGCAAGGCGGACGACTGGAAACGGTGCTCGCCGAGTTGCGCCGCTGCGTCGATGCGCTGACGCCCCAGCAGGAGTTCTACGTCATCTTCTACAGCGACACGATCTACCCGTTGTTCTACCCGCAGCCAGCGATGCAGTTCGTCAAGCCGACCGACCGCAACAAGCAACTGCTGGACGACTGGCTCGATACGGTTGAGCTTTGTCTCGGCGATTCGGTCGACGAGGCGCTCGCCGCCGCCGCGTCGATCGGCCCGGACACCGTGTTTCTGCTCTCGGACGGACGGATCCAAAGTCAGAAGAAACTGCAGTACTTGCTGGCCGGCGAGACGCGCCGGTTTGCGATTCACTCGATCGCCGTCGGGCTGGGACGGAGCACGGCGAGTCGTGCGAAGCTGGAGCTCATCGCGGAGGCGAACGGCGGCACGTTCCGCGAGAGCGACGTCCCGGAGGCGATGAAACTGCTCGCGCTCAAGACGAGGCGGCCCTATCACAGCGAGACGCCGGGCCCGGTCTGGGGCCGCAAAGTCAAACGCGGCTGGTGA
- a CDS encoding phytanoyl-CoA dioxygenase family protein produces MNLHPKQRPLWQKAIAWPALAGMMAYKASHLPRRIFPRAIRAMLNNWDYRTYGVLLKSGLNRAYIDQPCEFKMPTSFEPKAQVAPEYQMTPAQIKQFYEDGFIGPLDAFSREEMADFRQDMLAVENTNNTTFNFVTPRDRHFEMPRLWNYMKHPAITERLAQLLGPDINVWRTQIFFKPPKSPAIQWHQASTFMVEDYLNPGLYPEDRSEIFQLTVWIAVDDTTPENGCLDFVRGSHTSVRTIKFGGEEGFYNAQFSLQFERDPSKYVRIPCKAGQFIIFTERCIHGSGPNTTDRHRLAFNLRAIPTHVPVYRGVEKYRSVYNGGKYDLKNWGVVSLRGTDRHQLSRTIDIDALHRQLAERQSQQRRAA; encoded by the coding sequence ATGAACCTCCATCCCAAACAGCGTCCCCTGTGGCAAAAGGCGATCGCTTGGCCGGCGTTGGCCGGCATGATGGCCTATAAGGCGTCGCATTTGCCGCGGCGCATCTTCCCGCGCGCCATCCGCGCGATGCTCAACAACTGGGACTACCGCACGTACGGCGTGCTGCTGAAGTCGGGCCTCAATCGGGCCTACATCGATCAGCCATGCGAATTCAAGATGCCGACGTCGTTCGAGCCCAAGGCGCAAGTCGCTCCGGAGTACCAGATGACTCCGGCCCAGATTAAGCAGTTCTACGAAGACGGCTTCATCGGCCCCTTGGACGCGTTCAGCCGCGAGGAGATGGCCGACTTCCGCCAGGACATGCTGGCGGTCGAGAACACGAACAATACGACTTTTAACTTCGTCACGCCGCGAGATCGGCACTTCGAGATGCCGCGGCTGTGGAACTACATGAAGCACCCGGCAATCACCGAGCGGCTGGCTCAACTGCTGGGTCCGGACATCAACGTGTGGCGCACGCAGATCTTTTTCAAACCCCCGAAGTCGCCCGCCATTCAGTGGCACCAAGCGAGCACGTTCATGGTCGAGGACTACCTCAACCCGGGGCTTTACCCGGAGGATCGCAGCGAGATCTTCCAATTGACCGTCTGGATTGCGGTCGACGACACCACTCCCGAGAACGGCTGTCTCGATTTCGTCCGCGGCTCGCACACGTCGGTTCGCACGATCAAGTTCGGCGGCGAGGAGGGCTTCTACAACGCCCAGTTCTCGCTGCAGTTCGAGCGTGATCCGTCGAAGTACGTGCGAATCCCCTGCAAGGCCGGGCAGTTCATCATCTTCACCGAGCGATGCATCCACGGCTCGGGCCCGAACACGACCGACCGGCATCGGCTGGCGTTCAACCTGCGGGCGATTCCGACCCACGTCCCCGTGTATCGGGGCGTGGAGAAGTACCGCAGCGTCTACAACGGCGGCAAGTACGATCTGAAGAACTGGGGGGTCGTCTCCTTGCGCGGGACGGACCGCCATCAGTTGAGCCGGACGATCGACATCGACGCCCTGCACCGCCAGCTCGCCGAGCGGCAATCGCAGCAGCGCCGGGCGGCCTGA
- a CDS encoding SDR family oxidoreductase: MRILHGKSALVTGAASGIGRALALRLAAEGMRLYLLDVDEAGLTRVVDECRPLGVEAIGRRCDLAQRVEISAAVAAILDRWGRIDLLVNNAGITYYGRTVEMTAEHWDRLLAVNLHAPVQLVRELLPSFLAQGEAHILNVGSVCGLVGLARVAAYSTSKFAMVGFSESLRSEYSHCGLGVTVVCPGFVDTNLFATAPLGPDRKCHKIPPRWLMTTPETIAARAVRGIRRNRGVVVVQPYAHVMVGLKRFAPWALEGLNRLRRKRSLPGGAPVAAPDRRAA; this comes from the coding sequence ATGCGCATTCTTCACGGCAAGTCGGCGCTTGTGACGGGGGCCGCCTCGGGAATCGGACGGGCCTTGGCGCTGCGTCTCGCCGCCGAGGGAATGCGGCTCTACCTGCTCGACGTCGACGAGGCCGGTCTGACGCGAGTCGTCGACGAGTGCCGACCGCTCGGCGTCGAAGCGATCGGCCGGCGGTGCGATCTCGCCCAACGAGTCGAGATTTCGGCCGCGGTCGCCGCGATCCTCGACCGCTGGGGCAGGATCGACCTGTTGGTGAACAACGCCGGAATCACCTACTACGGCCGCACCGTCGAGATGACGGCCGAGCATTGGGATCGACTTCTGGCGGTCAATCTTCACGCCCCGGTGCAGTTGGTCCGCGAACTTCTCCCCTCGTTCCTGGCGCAAGGCGAGGCGCATATCCTCAACGTGGGAAGCGTCTGCGGGCTGGTGGGCTTGGCGCGCGTGGCGGCCTACTCGACCAGCAAGTTCGCGATGGTCGGCTTCAGCGAGTCGCTGCGGTCGGAGTACTCGCACTGCGGCCTGGGCGTGACCGTCGTTTGTCCGGGGTTCGTCGATACGAACTTGTTCGCCACGGCGCCATTGGGCCCCGACCGGAAGTGTCATAAGATCCCGCCGCGGTGGCTGATGACGACGCCGGAGACGATCGCCGCCCGCGCCGTCCGCGGCATTCGACGCAACCGAGGGGTCGTCGTCGTGCAACCGTATGCGCACGTGATGGTCGGACTGAAGCGGTTCGCACCTTGGGCGTTGGAAGGGTTGAACCGGCTGCGGCGCAAACGGTCGCTGCCTGGCGGCGCCCCCGTCGCGGCCCCCGACCGCCGCGCCGCGTAA
- a CDS encoding sialate O-acetylesterase, with product MTCLRRRFVVSCLLAGSALLAAPWGDAFVAAQRTADATAVKLAVGSPFSDHMVLQRDSPAPVWGWSTPGATIGVSLGEKQLEAIADESGRWQVDLGPLSASDKPQSLSIRCGEEMLSVADVLVGEVWLASGQSNMEWPLKLAKDPEQEAAAADWPAIRLLKIPHVTAETLQETVANSGWNVCTPASAPEFSAIGYFFARELHQELNVPVGILSVNWGGTMMEAWTSREALAATGTFAPIVKSLAPADDLTPEQRGTPNRPGVLINGMLAPMIPYGIRGVIWYQGESNAGRASQYRELSELMIADWRVRWDQGDFPFLFVQLAGWEPGGASWPYLREAQTQTLEVPATGMAVAIDIGDRQDIHPKNKQEVGRRLALIALANTYDRDVEFSGPLYRDMEIDGGAVTVSFDHAAGLKHEGDALRGFQLAGADGNFKPATAKIAGDAVVLSAEGVREPVAVRYNWAAYPNGNLQNEAGLPAVPFRTDGW from the coding sequence ATGACTTGTCTGCGCCGCCGGTTTGTCGTGTCCTGCCTGCTTGCGGGGAGCGCCCTGCTTGCGGCGCCCTGGGGAGATGCGTTCGTCGCGGCGCAGCGGACCGCCGACGCGACCGCGGTGAAGCTCGCCGTCGGTTCGCCGTTCTCCGACCACATGGTGCTGCAGCGGGACTCGCCGGCGCCGGTTTGGGGCTGGTCGACGCCGGGCGCCACGATCGGCGTCTCGCTGGGCGAGAAGCAACTCGAAGCGATCGCCGACGAGTCCGGCCGCTGGCAGGTCGATCTCGGCCCGCTGTCGGCAAGCGACAAGCCGCAGTCGCTGTCGATACGCTGCGGGGAGGAGATGCTGAGCGTCGCCGACGTCCTGGTAGGCGAAGTTTGGCTCGCCTCGGGACAATCGAACATGGAATGGCCGCTCAAGTTGGCCAAAGATCCCGAGCAAGAAGCGGCCGCGGCCGACTGGCCCGCAATCCGCCTGCTGAAGATCCCCCACGTCACTGCCGAGACGCTGCAAGAGACCGTCGCCAACTCGGGGTGGAATGTCTGCACGCCGGCGTCGGCGCCCGAGTTCTCGGCGATCGGATACTTCTTCGCACGCGAGCTTCACCAGGAGTTGAACGTGCCGGTCGGCATCCTCAGCGTCAACTGGGGAGGAACGATGATGGAGGCCTGGACCAGCCGCGAGGCGCTCGCCGCCACGGGGACCTTCGCCCCGATCGTCAAGAGCCTCGCCCCGGCCGACGACCTCACCCCCGAGCAACGCGGGACGCCCAACCGCCCGGGGGTGCTGATCAACGGCATGCTCGCGCCGATGATCCCCTACGGCATCCGCGGCGTCATCTGGTACCAAGGCGAATCGAACGCGGGTCGGGCCAGCCAATACCGCGAGCTCTCCGAACTGATGATCGCCGACTGGCGGGTGCGGTGGGACCAGGGCGATTTCCCGTTCTTGTTCGTGCAGTTGGCCGGGTGGGAGCCAGGGGGAGCCAGTTGGCCTTACCTCCGCGAGGCGCAAACGCAGACGCTCGAAGTCCCCGCGACCGGCATGGCCGTCGCGATCGACATTGGCGATCGGCAGGACATTCACCCCAAAAACAAACAAGAGGTCGGCCGGCGGTTGGCGCTGATCGCACTGGCCAACACGTACGATCGCGACGTCGAGTTCAGCGGCCCGCTGTATCGCGATATGGAGATCGACGGCGGCGCGGTGACGGTCAGCTTCGACCACGCCGCCGGATTGAAGCACGAGGGCGACGCCCTGCGCGGCTTCCAACTCGCCGGCGCCGACGGCAATTTCAAGCCGGCGACCGCCAAGATCGCAGGGGATGCAGTCGTGCTCTCGGCCGAAGGGGTCCGCGAACCGGTGGCGGTCCGCTACAACTGGGCCGCCTACCCGAACGGCAACCTGCAAAACGAAGCCGGCCTTCCCGCCGTGCCGTTCCGCACCGACGGGTGGTGA
- the galK gene encoding galactokinase yields the protein MAVTADEFESPSLPAQVAAAKEAFAARFGYSPQWAVAAPGRVNLIGEHTDYNDGFVFPLAIERYTVIVAGRPAEPSAADAVRVSSTLMEGVEEFRLGHLEPQRRDWTSYLRGALAGCLDRDMNPGALDLQVDSRVPLGGGLSSSAALEVATATLVEAVTGRPLDPVEKARLCQWAEHNFAGVPCGIMDQFSSALGAEGRLLLIDCRTETHELVPLDDPGVAVLVINSNVKHELTGGEYAERRGQCEAAARILGVKALRDVTLAQLEAARDKLEPIIYRRARHVVGEDERTTAAAAALRAGDWARVGELMYASHESLRDDFEVSCPELDVLVELASEIGADGGVIGSRMTGGGFGGCTVTLVRTGREREIAARIGREYERRTGAAATPFVTKPARGAHVVEG from the coding sequence ATGGCCGTCACTGCCGACGAGTTCGAATCCCCTTCGCTCCCCGCTCAGGTCGCCGCGGCGAAAGAGGCGTTCGCCGCTCGGTTCGGCTATTCTCCGCAGTGGGCCGTCGCGGCGCCGGGACGAGTCAACCTCATCGGCGAGCACACCGACTACAACGACGGTTTCGTTTTTCCCCTGGCGATCGAGCGGTACACGGTGATTGTCGCCGGGCGGCCCGCCGAGCCGAGTGCCGCCGACGCCGTGCGGGTCTCCAGCACGCTGATGGAAGGCGTCGAGGAGTTCCGTCTCGGCCATCTCGAACCGCAGCGTCGCGATTGGACCAGTTACCTCCGCGGCGCGCTAGCGGGGTGTCTCGATCGGGACATGAACCCCGGCGCACTCGACTTGCAAGTCGACTCGCGCGTGCCGCTGGGGGGCGGGCTTTCCAGCAGCGCGGCCCTCGAAGTGGCGACCGCCACGCTCGTCGAGGCGGTCACGGGGCGCCCCCTCGACCCGGTCGAGAAGGCCCGTCTGTGCCAGTGGGCCGAGCACAACTTCGCCGGCGTGCCGTGCGGCATCATGGATCAGTTCAGCAGCGCGCTGGGGGCCGAGGGGCGGCTCTTGTTGATTGACTGCCGTACGGAAACGCACGAGCTCGTGCCGCTCGACGATCCCGGAGTCGCGGTGCTGGTGATCAACAGCAACGTCAAGCACGAACTGACCGGCGGCGAGTACGCCGAACGCCGCGGCCAGTGCGAGGCGGCGGCCCGGATCCTGGGGGTGAAGGCGCTGCGCGACGTGACGCTCGCTCAGCTCGAAGCGGCCCGCGACAAGCTCGAACCGATCATCTACCGTCGCGCCCGCCACGTCGTCGGCGAGGACGAGCGGACGACCGCCGCGGCGGCCGCGCTCCGCGCCGGCGATTGGGCCCGCGTCGGCGAGCTGATGTACGCCAGCCACGAATCGTTGCGCGACGACTTCGAGGTGAGTTGCCCGGAGCTCGACGTGTTGGTGGAGCTCGCTTCTGAAATCGGCGCCGATGGCGGCGTGATCGGCTCGCGAATGACGGGGGGCGGCTTCGGCGGTTGCACCGTGACGCTGGTCCGTACCGGCCGCGAACGCGAGATTGCCGCCCGCATCGGCCGCGAGTACGAGCGCCGCACCGGCGCCGCCGCAACCCCGTTCGTCACCAAACCCGCCCGCGGCGCCCACGTCGTCGAGGGCTAG
- a CDS encoding endonuclease/exonuclease/phosphatase family protein has product MHFRLLTYNIHKGIGGVDRRYDLGRIIETIAHYAPDVALLQEVDDGVPRSRRERQVDLLAAATGLTHVAYQHNVRLRLGHYGNAILSRAPLHEVADCDLTVPLKKRRQALLARCEFHFQGHRRTVAVACVHLGLAGYERQIQLRRLLAQPFFTHLHAATPAIVGGDYNDVWNSLGRKALRDHGFAAAGKRVRTFPAIMPARPLDRVYYRGDLEAIAAYAGHTQTARLASDHRPLVVDFRLKGT; this is encoded by the coding sequence ATGCACTTTCGCCTCCTCACGTACAATATCCACAAAGGAATCGGCGGGGTCGATCGGCGCTACGACCTGGGGCGGATCATCGAGACGATCGCCCATTACGCCCCGGACGTGGCGCTGTTGCAGGAGGTCGACGACGGGGTCCCCCGCTCGCGGCGCGAACGGCAGGTCGATTTGCTTGCTGCGGCGACCGGGCTGACGCACGTCGCCTACCAGCACAACGTTCGGCTGCGATTGGGGCACTACGGCAACGCGATCCTCAGCCGGGCGCCTCTCCACGAGGTCGCCGACTGCGATCTCACCGTGCCGCTCAAGAAACGCCGCCAAGCGCTGCTCGCCCGCTGCGAGTTCCACTTTCAGGGGCATCGGCGCACCGTCGCCGTGGCGTGCGTCCACCTGGGTCTCGCCGGGTACGAACGGCAGATCCAACTGCGCAGGTTGCTCGCCCAGCCGTTCTTCACGCACCTGCACGCGGCGACCCCCGCGATCGTCGGCGGCGACTACAACGACGTGTGGAACTCGCTGGGCCGCAAGGCGCTCCGGGACCACGGGTTCGCCGCGGCGGGCAAACGGGTCCGGACCTTTCCGGCAATCATGCCGGCACGACCGCTCGACCGCGTCTACTACCGTGGCGACCTTGAGGCGATCGCCGCGTACGCCGGTCATACTCAGACCGCCCGACTGGCGTCGGATCATCGCCCGCTGGTGGTCGATTTCCGACTCAAGGGGACCTGA